Proteins encoded within one genomic window of Kibdelosporangium phytohabitans:
- a CDS encoding succinic semialdehyde dehydrogenase → MTLTQPALTRPASVTDALLRQLVARVPGSTGATWTLTEVYTGDAVVGLPQSTPGDIEQAFATARAAQRKWAATPLKQRLAVFRRAHAIFVGNARTVADLIQVESGKNRRMAIEETCDPAMVMSHYLKRAAKLLASTTRGGPVPLLTTSTEIRQPKGVVGIIAPWNFPFATGISDAVPALVAGNAVVLKPDNKTALSPLYGVQLLEEAGLPEGLFQVVCGEGPDVGPTLIDHADYVMFTGSTATGKIIGERAGRNLIGCCLELGGKNPMIVLDDADLDAAVRGAVFGAFGNTGQICMHIERIYLPRSRYDSFKDAFVAKARALDVRASYDFGPDMGSLVSVDHMRRVQSHVDDAVAKGATVLCGGSPRPDLGPAFFEPTILEGVTKDMHCGVTETFGPVVALYKYGTVDEAVALANDTDYGLNASVWGGDVAAACGVASRIESGNLNINDILATAYASKGTPSGGLKSSGVGARHGDQGLLKYTDAKNMAVLKKQVMGPRAGQTYEKYVQGMLSGLKIMRRLRIR, encoded by the coding sequence ATGACCCTCACACAGCCCGCACTCACGCGCCCCGCGTCGGTGACCGACGCGCTACTGCGTCAGCTCGTGGCCAGAGTGCCGGGCTCGACCGGCGCGACCTGGACGCTCACCGAGGTCTACACGGGCGACGCCGTCGTCGGCCTGCCGCAGTCGACGCCCGGCGACATCGAACAGGCCTTCGCCACCGCGCGTGCGGCGCAGCGGAAGTGGGCCGCCACACCGCTCAAGCAGCGCCTGGCGGTGTTCAGACGAGCGCACGCGATCTTCGTCGGCAACGCGCGGACCGTCGCCGATCTGATCCAGGTCGAGAGCGGCAAGAACCGGCGGATGGCGATCGAGGAGACGTGCGACCCGGCGATGGTGATGAGCCACTACCTCAAACGGGCCGCCAAGCTGCTGGCGTCCACCACGCGCGGCGGCCCGGTCCCGTTGCTGACGACCTCGACTGAGATCCGGCAGCCCAAAGGTGTCGTCGGCATCATCGCTCCCTGGAACTTCCCTTTCGCCACCGGCATTTCCGACGCCGTCCCGGCGCTGGTGGCCGGCAACGCGGTCGTGCTGAAGCCCGACAACAAGACGGCGCTCTCCCCGCTGTACGGCGTGCAGTTGCTGGAAGAAGCCGGTCTGCCCGAAGGCCTGTTCCAGGTGGTGTGCGGCGAGGGCCCCGATGTCGGCCCCACGCTCATCGACCACGCCGACTACGTGATGTTCACCGGGTCCACGGCCACCGGCAAGATCATCGGTGAACGGGCGGGCCGCAACCTGATCGGCTGCTGCCTCGAACTCGGCGGCAAGAACCCGATGATCGTGCTGGACGACGCCGATCTCGACGCGGCCGTGCGGGGCGCGGTCTTCGGCGCGTTCGGCAACACCGGGCAGATCTGCATGCACATCGAACGGATCTACCTGCCGCGGTCGCGGTACGACTCGTTCAAGGACGCCTTCGTGGCCAAGGCGAGAGCGCTCGACGTGCGCGCCTCCTACGACTTCGGTCCCGACATGGGCTCGCTGGTGTCCGTGGACCACATGCGCCGCGTCCAATCCCATGTGGACGATGCCGTCGCCAAGGGCGCCACCGTCCTGTGCGGCGGCAGTCCCCGGCCCGACCTCGGCCCGGCGTTCTTCGAGCCGACGATCCTCGAAGGCGTCACCAAGGACATGCACTGCGGCGTCACCGAAACCTTCGGACCGGTTGTCGCGCTGTACAAGTACGGCACTGTCGACGAGGCAGTGGCGCTGGCCAACGACACCGACTACGGCCTCAACGCGTCGGTGTGGGGCGGCGACGTCGCCGCTGCGTGCGGCGTCGCCTCGCGCATCGAGTCCGGCAACCTGAACATCAACGACATCCTGGCCACGGCCTACGCGTCCAAGGGCACACCGTCCGGTGGCCTCAAGAGCTCGGGCGTCGGCGCCCGCCACGGCGACCAGGGCCTGCTCAAGTACACCGACGCCAAGAACATGGCCGTGCTCAAGAAGCAGGTCATGGGTCCCCGGGCCGGCCAGACTTATGAGAAGTACGTCCAGGGAATGCTTTCCGGGCTGAAGATCATGCGGAGGCTGCGTATCCGATAG
- a CDS encoding ornithine cyclodeaminase, with protein sequence MNSGPALHILTRKDLSDLELAPQEAITMVEDGYLAFAAGRSQNPAKLMVPMPDPARDSVAYSMLGYDGSLEQAAFKTSYRQGSTTAEKYYTTITLYDDTTGAPFALLDCHRVGATRTPASTALLARTCARPGARSVLMVGTGAQGIRTLPYLLTALPDLERLRLFGTHPDGIRDSVTALTSQFPDRVVELVDDVEAAAAESDIVVAASGRAAHPKIRLGWLPPGGLLISVASKGVQEGTLAQADYTVATSAAQVEVTGRRMAGKDGVFRIDAELPDILAGHAPGRRTDDDRVFAFSSGMIITDIPVAHALATRAIAAGRGREVTLWS encoded by the coding sequence GTGAATTCCGGCCCTGCACTGCACATACTCACCCGCAAAGACCTGTCCGACCTCGAACTCGCCCCACAGGAGGCGATCACGATGGTCGAGGACGGCTACCTGGCTTTCGCGGCCGGGCGGTCGCAGAATCCCGCCAAGCTGATGGTGCCGATGCCCGACCCCGCACGGGACTCGGTCGCGTACTCGATGCTCGGCTACGACGGCTCGCTCGAACAGGCGGCGTTCAAGACGAGCTACCGGCAGGGCAGCACCACTGCCGAGAAGTACTACACGACCATCACCCTGTACGACGACACCACCGGCGCGCCGTTCGCGCTCCTGGACTGTCACCGCGTCGGCGCCACGCGCACGCCTGCCAGTACCGCGCTGCTCGCCCGGACCTGCGCCAGGCCGGGTGCGCGTTCGGTGCTGATGGTCGGGACCGGCGCACAGGGGATCCGCACGCTGCCGTACCTGCTCACCGCCCTGCCCGACCTGGAACGCCTGCGGCTGTTCGGCACGCATCCCGACGGCATCCGGGACAGCGTCACGGCGTTGACCAGTCAGTTCCCGGATCGTGTGGTTGAACTGGTCGACGACGTGGAAGCCGCGGCGGCGGAATCCGACATCGTGGTCGCGGCGTCCGGCCGCGCGGCGCACCCGAAGATCCGCCTGGGCTGGCTGCCACCGGGCGGCCTGCTGATCTCGGTGGCCAGCAAGGGCGTGCAGGAAGGCACGCTCGCTCAGGCCGACTACACGGTGGCCACCAGCGCCGCCCAGGTGGAGGTCACGGGACGGCGCATGGCCGGCAAGGACGGCGTGTTCCGCATCGACGCCGAACTCCCGGACATCCTCGCCGGTCACGCCCCGGGGCGCCGTACGGACGACGACCGGGTGTTCGCCTTCAGCAGCGGCATGATCATCACCGACATCCCGGTGGCCCACGCGCTCGCCACGCGTGCCATCGCGGCGGGCCGTGGACGTGAGGTGACCCTGTGGTCGTGA
- a CDS encoding alanine racemase: MTTALSPPLPAIERPWAPRLRGTPLLREIAHAVGGGPFHVIHPATFAENLAAVVGALAAEDVPGVVYYGKKANKAAAWLRECTRPATGVDVASVPELVHALGNGVRGEAIGVTGAAKSDGLLWLALRHHCLLAVDAADELERVAAQARGLGVTADVLLRVRPPSAPTSRFGFSPVDLTAALGRCADLGDSVALRGFSFHLDGYDPVARAELAAQLIQLCHQARALGHPASKINVGGGIAVSYVTHEDWHRFQENKDDSWFHSGRNPLRTYPYHQSPAGAAMVTAMLRHDTDGVPLAGRLRDAGIELLLEPGRALLDGAGFSVFPVQGCKDSGDHLVTTVAGLSMSLSEQWKASEFLPDPILVRAGGPQVGDAPVRTAVAGSSCLEYDVLTWRAVRLPARPAAGDLLVYPNTAGYQMDKNESGFHQLPLPPKVVVAGDRWHIDADYAIQEIP; encoded by the coding sequence GTGACCACGGCACTGTCGCCACCTCTGCCGGCGATCGAACGCCCTTGGGCGCCACGGCTGCGCGGGACACCGCTGTTGCGCGAGATCGCCCACGCCGTCGGCGGTGGCCCCTTTCACGTGATCCACCCGGCGACGTTCGCGGAGAACCTCGCTGCCGTGGTCGGCGCGCTGGCGGCCGAGGACGTCCCCGGTGTCGTGTACTACGGGAAGAAGGCCAACAAAGCGGCTGCGTGGCTGCGTGAGTGCACGCGTCCAGCCACCGGGGTCGATGTGGCGAGCGTGCCCGAGCTGGTGCACGCCCTGGGCAACGGTGTGCGGGGTGAGGCAATAGGGGTCACCGGCGCCGCCAAATCCGACGGCCTGCTGTGGCTCGCGCTGCGGCACCACTGCCTGCTGGCGGTGGACGCAGCCGACGAACTGGAGCGTGTGGCGGCCCAAGCCCGCGGCCTCGGTGTCACAGCCGACGTGCTGTTGCGGGTCCGGCCGCCGTCGGCGCCCACGAGCCGGTTCGGCTTCTCCCCCGTCGACCTCACGGCCGCGCTCGGCCGGTGTGCCGACCTCGGCGACTCGGTCGCGCTGCGCGGCTTCTCCTTCCACCTCGACGGATACGACCCGGTCGCGCGTGCCGAACTCGCCGCGCAACTGATCCAGCTGTGCCACCAGGCCCGTGCCCTGGGCCACCCCGCCTCGAAGATCAACGTCGGCGGCGGGATCGCTGTGTCCTATGTGACTCACGAAGACTGGCATCGGTTCCAGGAGAACAAAGACGACAGCTGGTTCCACAGTGGCCGCAATCCGCTGCGCACGTACCCGTACCACCAGTCTCCCGCTGGCGCTGCGATGGTGACCGCGATGCTGCGTCACGACACCGACGGCGTGCCGCTGGCCGGCCGCCTGCGTGACGCCGGGATCGAGCTGCTGCTCGAACCAGGCAGAGCGCTGCTGGACGGAGCCGGTTTCTCGGTGTTCCCCGTACAGGGCTGCAAGGACAGCGGCGACCACCTGGTCACCACCGTCGCCGGGCTCAGCATGAGCCTGTCCGAGCAGTGGAAGGCAAGCGAGTTCCTGCCCGACCCGATCCTGGTACGGGCCGGTGGCCCGCAGGTCGGCGACGCACCGGTCCGGACCGCCGTGGCGGGGTCCAGCTGCCTGGAGTACGACGTGTTGACGTGGCGCGCGGTGCGGCTGCCTGCCCGGCCGGCCGCGGGTGACCTGCTCGTCTACCCCAACACGGCGGGCTACCAGATGGACAAGAACGAGAGCGGGTTCCACCAGCTGCCGTTGCCGCCGAAAGTGGTGGTCGCCGGGGACCGCTGGCACATCGACGCCGACTACGCGATCCAGGAGATCCCATGA
- a CDS encoding PLP-dependent cysteine synthase family protein yields MTVVQRASDLIGDTPLLELAHTGTGTRLLLKLEQMNPTGSCKVRMARQMIIEAERDGRLLPGGHIVEPTSGNTGCGLALVALERGYRFTAVVDRHAAREKLRMLSAMGVRLVFVDCPSDGGPSSVRRRQVAARLAAELGAYHPDQHNNPGNANGYDGLAAELLRQLGTVDVLIAAVGTGGSLCGTIRGLRAAGARTRSVAVEPVGSIIFGGPPGVYHQTGAGSPAGFPIGSNVDRSMVDDAHLVSDADAFAGARVVARRTGVLVGGTTGGAIHVALRRLFAYPPGSTVVVLCNDAGEKYLDSVYDDGWLREREVLDELAQRRVERWFTTYAASVRIAARPMPLPVAVGA; encoded by the coding sequence ATGACCGTCGTCCAGCGCGCCTCGGACCTGATCGGGGACACGCCCCTGCTCGAACTCGCGCACACCGGCACCGGGACCCGGCTGCTGCTCAAACTCGAGCAGATGAACCCCACCGGCTCCTGCAAAGTGCGGATGGCCCGGCAGATGATCATCGAGGCCGAGCGTGACGGCAGGCTGCTGCCGGGCGGCCACATCGTGGAGCCCACGTCCGGCAACACCGGATGCGGGCTGGCGTTGGTCGCGCTGGAACGCGGCTACCGGTTCACCGCGGTCGTCGACCGGCACGCGGCGCGCGAGAAGCTGCGCATGCTGTCGGCCATGGGTGTGCGACTGGTGTTCGTCGACTGCCCCTCGGACGGCGGCCCCAGTTCCGTGCGCAGACGCCAGGTCGCGGCCCGGCTCGCGGCCGAACTGGGCGCCTACCACCCCGACCAGCACAACAACCCCGGAAACGCGAACGGTTACGACGGACTGGCGGCGGAACTGTTGCGGCAGTTGGGTACCGTCGATGTGCTCATCGCGGCGGTCGGTACCGGCGGGTCGCTGTGCGGCACGATCCGCGGGTTGCGAGCAGCCGGTGCACGGACCCGCTCGGTCGCGGTCGAACCCGTCGGGTCGATCATCTTCGGCGGCCCGCCCGGCGTCTACCACCAGACCGGCGCCGGCAGCCCGGCCGGTTTCCCCATCGGCTCCAATGTGGACCGATCCATGGTCGACGACGCCCACCTGGTCTCCGACGCGGACGCGTTCGCGGGCGCACGCGTCGTGGCGCGCCGCACCGGCGTGCTGGTGGGCGGTACGACCGGCGGCGCGATCCACGTGGCGCTGCGCCGCTTGTTCGCGTACCCACCTGGGAGCACCGTCGTGGTGCTGTGCAACGACGCCGGGGAGAAGTACCTTGACTCGGTGTACGACGATGGCTGGTTGCGTGAGCGTGAAGTGCTCGACGAACTCGCGCAACGCCGGGTGGAACGGTGGTTCACGACCTACGCGGCGTCGGTCCGGATCGCGGCCCGCCCCATGCCGTTGCCCGTGGCGGTGGGTGCGTGA
- a CDS encoding MATE family efflux transporter — translation MTARAGGGYPALVALAAPIAGIQLAQVALTSVDLAMLGLLGVSAVAAGGLALLLYNQVRTMCVGMVTGVGNLVAAAAGAGELRTGTDALDDQARDEIRSLLRSALLVATVAASAGAAVLCGLALALPLLGQRPEIVTLAGAMMFALAGGLFPMVWLNVLRQFAVGMRRPGSLLAVTLVSIAVNAGCNAAFIYGWAGLPRLGVAGVGLSTTVVQFFTLAAFASTVRRDPRLRAMVSLTAWRADPVVVRRIVRHGTPICFTYGSEAAITSIATLLMGAFGPAMLAASNVANQLAYIVYQCNIGLSQGSSILVSRAVGQSEPRLAPTIARRALALSWTFMAVVSVAYVVAPLAMLWPFLHNETDAVVLGTASTLLLFAIAQQYSKGTQNILVGLLRGLGDTASGLRCTLIGYWAVGVPAMVLCAYGFGWGGWGVWTGLCVGFAATAVLLAYRFRSRLQLPLLSSGATR, via the coding sequence GTGACGGCACGCGCTGGCGGTGGATACCCCGCGCTCGTCGCACTGGCCGCGCCGATCGCGGGCATCCAGCTCGCACAGGTGGCGTTGACCAGCGTCGACCTGGCCATGCTGGGTCTGCTGGGTGTGTCCGCGGTGGCGGCGGGCGGTCTGGCGCTTCTGCTGTACAACCAGGTTCGCACCATGTGCGTCGGCATGGTCACGGGCGTCGGGAACCTGGTGGCCGCCGCCGCGGGAGCAGGTGAACTGCGCACCGGCACCGACGCGCTCGACGATCAGGCACGGGACGAGATCCGGTCGCTGCTGCGGTCGGCGCTGCTGGTGGCCACGGTGGCGGCGTCGGCGGGTGCGGCGGTCCTCTGCGGTCTCGCACTGGCCCTTCCGTTGCTGGGTCAGCGACCCGAGATCGTCACGCTGGCCGGCGCCATGATGTTCGCCCTCGCGGGCGGCTTGTTTCCCATGGTGTGGCTGAATGTGTTACGGCAGTTCGCCGTCGGGATGCGCCGCCCGGGTTCGCTGCTGGCCGTCACGCTGGTGTCCATCGCGGTCAACGCGGGCTGCAACGCCGCGTTCATCTACGGCTGGGCGGGCCTGCCCCGGCTGGGCGTGGCCGGCGTCGGCCTGTCGACGACGGTGGTCCAGTTCTTCACGCTCGCGGCGTTCGCCTCCACGGTTCGCCGGGATCCACGGCTGCGGGCGATGGTGTCGCTCACGGCGTGGCGGGCCGACCCGGTGGTGGTCCGGCGCATCGTGCGGCACGGGACACCGATCTGTTTCACCTACGGGTCGGAGGCCGCGATCACGTCGATCGCGACACTGCTGATGGGCGCGTTCGGGCCCGCGATGCTCGCGGCGTCCAATGTGGCCAATCAGCTCGCCTACATCGTCTACCAGTGCAACATCGGCCTGTCGCAAGGCTCGTCGATCCTGGTCAGCCGGGCGGTCGGGCAGTCGGAGCCCCGGCTGGCACCGACGATCGCCCGCCGGGCACTGGCGCTGTCGTGGACGTTCATGGCGGTCGTGAGCGTGGCCTACGTGGTGGCGCCACTGGCGATGTTGTGGCCGTTCCTGCACAACGAGACCGACGCGGTGGTACTGGGCACGGCATCGACCCTGCTGCTGTTCGCCATCGCGCAGCAGTACAGCAAAGGCACCCAGAACATCCTGGTCGGCCTCCTTCGTGGCCTCGGGGACACCGCGTCCGGCCTGCGGTGCACGCTGATCGGGTACTGGGCTGTCGGCGTCCCGGCGATGGTGTTGTGCGCCTACGGGTTCGGTTGGGGCGGCTGGGGCGTGTGGACGGGACTGTGCGTGGGCTTCGCGGCAACCGCGGTCCTGCTCGCGTACCGCTTCCGGTCCCGCCTCCAGCTCCCGCTGCTGTCTTCGGGCGCCACCCGTTGA
- a CDS encoding serine/threonine-protein kinase: MRTGDIVDGRYRLEDARGSGSGGIVWTAFDRKLKRTVALKRPHAVASQADRIQFRQEAEIAARVHHPNVISVFDTVDGDECWLVMEYSSAESLDNLLAAGGPMPVDRAARIGVQVAAALVALHAKRIVHRDVKPGNILVGDQDVAKLTDFGISIWREETRTGDGTFSGTPAYAAPEVADGRSATEASDVFSLGATLFAAVEGTPPFGTGDPGEVLRRVRAGDMLPMRRADRLAPLLSRMLTAEPGKRPTAEQARQRLQDIAGEWVVSSPPVRAASVPFWRRRVCQVVAALVLVVGVGAAIFLPVDTPSAEPSRDVPLGTGLVGDERTVDPCALVDRKAMERFGPAKLDPTYGNFNRCDVLINTGARESVDVEVQIVTRRAADVHGHPGEVIAERPGDSDECDRTMLLDDTYAIRITANMANPTADLCAIADAAVHMVSKAVAGRQGPLPRRATPLPQDSLAQVDTCPLLDKTALAQLPAIDPATATPDVGNWACKWYSPSTPTVVHLRYDQHAAKDPISGEKTQLGDHTAYVKLDVDSGASCTVSVRHQPANQQWRSAIDLMVLTVRGDRRGEEYCATATSLAASAAAKLPR, from the coding sequence GTGCGCACTGGGGATATCGTGGATGGGCGGTACCGGCTGGAGGACGCTCGCGGTTCGGGGTCGGGCGGCATTGTCTGGACAGCATTCGACCGGAAGCTGAAACGAACCGTGGCGCTGAAGCGGCCGCACGCGGTGGCCAGCCAGGCCGACCGGATTCAATTCCGCCAGGAAGCCGAGATCGCCGCGCGGGTGCACCACCCGAATGTGATCTCGGTTTTCGACACCGTCGACGGTGACGAGTGCTGGCTGGTGATGGAGTACTCGTCGGCCGAAAGCCTGGACAACCTGCTGGCGGCCGGTGGCCCGATGCCGGTCGACCGGGCCGCGAGGATCGGGGTGCAGGTCGCCGCCGCGCTGGTCGCCCTGCACGCCAAGCGGATCGTGCACCGGGACGTCAAGCCGGGCAACATCCTCGTCGGCGATCAGGACGTCGCGAAACTCACCGACTTCGGCATCTCCATCTGGCGCGAGGAGACGCGGACCGGCGACGGAACGTTCAGCGGCACTCCCGCGTACGCCGCGCCCGAAGTGGCCGACGGCCGGTCGGCGACGGAAGCGTCGGACGTGTTCTCGCTCGGTGCGACGCTGTTCGCCGCTGTGGAAGGGACTCCGCCGTTCGGCACGGGCGACCCCGGTGAGGTGCTGCGCCGTGTGCGCGCGGGCGACATGTTGCCGATGCGCCGGGCGGATCGGCTTGCGCCGCTGTTGTCACGCATGCTGACAGCGGAACCGGGAAAGCGGCCGACAGCCGAACAGGCGCGGCAGCGGCTCCAGGACATCGCGGGCGAGTGGGTGGTGTCGTCACCGCCGGTGCGTGCGGCGTCCGTTCCGTTCTGGCGTCGCCGTGTTTGTCAAGTAGTTGCCGCGCTGGTGCTGGTCGTCGGGGTAGGCGCGGCCATATTCCTGCCTGTGGACACGCCGTCGGCCGAGCCATCTCGTGACGTCCCGCTCGGCACCGGCCTCGTCGGCGACGAGCGGACGGTCGACCCTTGCGCGCTGGTCGACAGGAAAGCCATGGAACGGTTCGGCCCGGCGAAGCTGGATCCCACCTACGGCAACTTCAACCGGTGTGACGTCCTGATCAACACCGGTGCCCGGGAATCGGTGGACGTCGAAGTGCAGATCGTCACCCGCAGAGCCGCCGACGTGCACGGACATCCCGGTGAGGTGATCGCCGAGAGACCCGGGGACAGCGACGAATGCGACCGCACCATGCTGCTCGACGACACCTACGCCATCCGGATCACCGCGAACATGGCCAATCCCACCGCGGACTTGTGCGCCATCGCCGATGCCGCCGTACACATGGTCAGCAAGGCCGTCGCCGGTCGGCAAGGACCGTTGCCGCGCCGCGCAACCCCGTTGCCCCAGGACTCGCTGGCGCAGGTCGACACCTGTCCGTTGCTGGACAAGACCGCGCTGGCCCAGTTGCCCGCGATCGACCCGGCAACCGCGACGCCCGACGTCGGCAACTGGGCGTGCAAGTGGTACAGCCCGAGTACCCCGACCGTGGTGCACCTGCGTTACGACCAGCACGCGGCCAAAGACCCGATCTCGGGCGAGAAAACCCAACTGGGCGACCACACCGCCTACGTGAAGCTGGACGTCGACTCGGGCGCCAGTTGCACGGTCAGCGTGCGCCACCAGCCGGCGAACCAGCAGTGGCGAAGCGCGATCGACCTCATGGTGCTGACGGTGAGAGGCGACCGGCGCGGCGAGGAGTACTGCGCCACGGCGACCAGCTTGGCCGCGTCCGCCGCCGCGAAACTGCCGCGCTGA
- a CDS encoding chondroitinase-B domain-containing protein, translating to MRVFRVVVPVLLVAQLLGNAGSAAADDARTCDYPADVLDLRNWYIGLPVGQGGKPLNVEQPALATYSIDPWFRATPDCSAVQFRAAVDGVTTPGSKYPRSELREMTGTGTAKASWSSTSGTHTMVIDQAITAQPGQRPNVVAGQIHDADDDVSVFRLEGSKLYITDGDTLHKLVTDNYVLGTRFQAKFVVGEGKVKAYYNGVLQATLTKSFSGGYFKAGAYTQANCGNASPCSPSNYGEVKIYGLSVRHHGEHGRTVDVANSAELASAFADAKAGDRIVLADGNYAIGDITGKNATARHPITVTAANRGKAVVDGGRLAVTNSSHVTFDGLKWTTSDTVGITGSNNIRLTRNHFRLTERGPLKWVVIGGDGSHHNRIDHNLFEEKRQLGNFVAIDGSGTQQSRHDRIDHNHFRDIGPRAANEMEAIRVGWSGISQSSGFTVIESNLFENCDGDPEIISVKSNDNTVRHNTFRASQGTLSHRHGNRGTFHGNFFLGEGKPGTGGIRIYGQDHRIYNNYFEGLTGTRYDAALQLDGGDVDTSGALNAHWRVYRATVVNNTFTGNVSNIEIGANYEYAPVDSTVAGNVVTGGQGKLFNEVKAPVNLTYAGNIAWPTGTASVGVTRPVTAVRTADPLLIPDGAVRRIGAGSPAIDAGNGCHTFVTHDMDGQARIGEVDAGADERSSSPVTRRPLTVADVGPAAARELIATPQFRS from the coding sequence ATGCGAGTCTTTCGTGTGGTTGTGCCGGTGCTGCTCGTGGCGCAGCTGCTGGGAAACGCCGGTTCGGCTGCGGCGGACGACGCTCGTACCTGCGACTACCCGGCGGACGTGCTGGATCTGCGTAACTGGTACATCGGGTTGCCGGTCGGGCAGGGCGGGAAGCCGCTCAACGTCGAGCAGCCCGCGCTCGCCACCTACTCGATCGACCCGTGGTTCCGCGCTACGCCGGACTGTTCGGCTGTCCAGTTCCGTGCCGCTGTCGACGGCGTCACCACTCCTGGGTCCAAGTATCCGCGTTCGGAACTGCGGGAGATGACCGGTACGGGTACGGCGAAAGCCAGCTGGTCGTCGACCTCCGGCACGCACACGATGGTGATCGACCAGGCCATCACCGCGCAGCCCGGCCAACGGCCGAACGTCGTCGCCGGGCAGATCCACGACGCGGACGACGACGTCTCGGTGTTCCGGTTGGAGGGCAGCAAGCTCTACATCACCGACGGCGACACCTTGCACAAGCTCGTGACCGACAACTATGTGCTCGGTACGAGGTTTCAGGCGAAGTTCGTGGTCGGCGAGGGAAAGGTCAAGGCGTACTACAACGGCGTCCTGCAGGCCACTCTCACCAAGAGCTTCTCCGGCGGTTACTTCAAGGCGGGCGCGTACACGCAGGCCAATTGCGGCAATGCCTCCCCCTGCAGTCCCAGCAACTACGGTGAGGTGAAGATCTACGGGCTGAGTGTGCGTCATCACGGCGAGCACGGTCGTACCGTCGATGTCGCGAACTCCGCCGAGTTGGCGAGCGCGTTCGCCGACGCCAAAGCCGGCGACCGGATCGTGCTGGCTGACGGCAACTACGCGATCGGTGACATCACCGGCAAGAACGCGACCGCCCGGCACCCCATCACGGTCACCGCGGCCAACCGTGGCAAGGCAGTCGTCGACGGCGGTCGGCTGGCGGTGACGAACTCGTCGCACGTGACCTTCGACGGGCTGAAGTGGACCACCAGCGACACCGTCGGGATCACTGGGTCGAACAACATCCGGTTGACCCGCAACCACTTCCGGCTCACCGAGCGCGGCCCGCTGAAGTGGGTGGTGATCGGGGGCGACGGCAGCCACCACAACCGGATCGACCACAACCTCTTCGAGGAGAAGCGCCAGCTGGGCAACTTCGTCGCGATCGACGGATCAGGCACCCAGCAGTCCCGGCACGACCGGATCGACCACAACCACTTCCGTGACATCGGCCCGCGCGCCGCGAACGAGATGGAGGCCATCCGGGTCGGCTGGAGCGGAATCTCCCAGTCCAGCGGATTCACCGTCATCGAGTCCAACTTGTTCGAGAACTGCGACGGCGACCCGGAGATCATTTCCGTGAAGAGCAACGACAACACCGTTCGCCACAACACGTTCCGCGCCTCTCAGGGAACTCTGTCGCACCGGCACGGCAACCGTGGCACGTTCCACGGCAACTTCTTCCTCGGCGAGGGAAAACCGGGAACCGGTGGAATCCGGATCTACGGTCAGGACCACAGGATCTACAACAATTACTTCGAAGGCCTGACCGGCACCCGCTATGACGCCGCACTGCAACTCGACGGCGGTGATGTGGACACCTCGGGCGCGTTGAACGCACATTGGCGCGTCTATCGGGCGACGGTGGTGAACAACACCTTCACGGGCAACGTCTCGAACATCGAGATCGGCGCCAACTACGAATACGCACCGGTCGACTCGACTGTCGCGGGCAACGTCGTCACCGGCGGTCAAGGCAAACTGTTCAACGAGGTGAAGGCGCCGGTGAACCTCACCTATGCCGGGAACATCGCGTGGCCGACCGGGACGGCATCCGTCGGCGTCACCCGGCCCGTGACCGCTGTCCGAACAGCCGACCCGCTGCTCATCCCGGACGGCGCAGTGCGCCGGATCGGCGCTGGGAGCCCGGCAATCGACGCGGGCAATGGTTGTCACACATTCGTGACCCACGACATGGACGGTCAAGCACGTATCGGCGAAGTCGACGCCGGGGCCGATGAAAGATCGTCGTCCCCGGTCACCCGACGGCCTTTGACCGTGGCAGACGTGGGTCCGGCAGCCGCGCGGGAACTCATTGCCACGCCGCAATTCCGATCATGA